In Bacteriovorax stolpii, a single genomic region encodes these proteins:
- a CDS encoding TRAP transporter substrate-binding protein has product MKLSLIFTVAAFVLSTSAHATEKTREIRWYLAHSPSSTELKNIIEEYSERLYKKSSQKLKVVVINKASPLNHPGSDNPVGKVGEGQAEMSQVTISSLKKYYEPIMAFDMPFMFRNHEHAYKVLDGDIGNKILDGIYHGELNQKTDKKIRGLFFTYSGGYRIIYGSKEIKSVDDFKGLRMYRPGNIPGDKFAQRLGVKYVPGNAGFGSLTYAYSFNANQIDIEEGELNRYEVFYRTYPELKTKANYVIDTYHSLYLTLIVVNEDFLNSLDSATKKIFLEETHKLAMDERELSLRLEVENRAKLIKQGVKFVKLPEAEEKRLHEIGLKVREDLPKLKDWVQKIEAVK; this is encoded by the coding sequence ATGAAATTATCCCTTATCTTCACAGTCGCAGCTTTTGTTTTATCTACATCTGCTCACGCTACTGAAAAAACCAGAGAAATCCGTTGGTACCTGGCCCACAGTCCGAGCAGTACCGAATTAAAAAATATTATTGAAGAGTATTCTGAAAGGCTTTACAAAAAAAGCTCTCAGAAACTTAAGGTTGTTGTAATCAACAAGGCCAGCCCTCTAAACCATCCAGGAAGTGATAACCCGGTGGGGAAAGTAGGAGAAGGGCAGGCAGAGATGTCACAGGTGACAATCTCTTCACTTAAGAAGTATTACGAACCAATCATGGCCTTTGATATGCCTTTTATGTTCCGCAACCATGAGCATGCTTATAAGGTTCTTGATGGGGATATTGGTAACAAGATTCTTGATGGGATTTACCATGGTGAGCTAAACCAAAAGACAGACAAAAAAATCCGCGGATTGTTTTTCACATACAGTGGTGGATACAGAATTATTTACGGATCAAAAGAAATTAAATCAGTTGATGATTTCAAAGGTCTAAGAATGTATCGTCCAGGAAACATTCCTGGAGATAAATTTGCTCAACGTCTTGGAGTCAAATACGTTCCAGGTAATGCAGGATTTGGGTCTTTGACTTATGCTTACAGCTTCAATGCTAATCAGATTGATATCGAAGAAGGTGAGCTAAACCGTTACGAAGTTTTCTACAGAACATACCCAGAGCTTAAAACAAAAGCTAACTATGTTATTGATACATACCACAGTCTTTATTTAACTCTGATTGTAGTTAATGAAGATTTCTTAAACTCACTTGATAGCGCCACTAAAAAGATCTTCTTGGAAGAAACACACAAGCTGGCAATGGATGAGAGAGAGCTTTCATTAAGACTAGAAGTCGAAAACAGAGCGAAGTTGATTAAGCAAGGTGTGAAGTTCGTAAAGCTTCCTGAGGCAGAAGAAAAACGCCTGCATGAAATCGGTCTGAAGGTAAGAGAAGATCTTCCGAAATTAAAAGACTGGGTTCAAAAAATCGAAGCTGTTAAATAA